Part of the Candidatus Hydrogenedentota bacterium genome, CGTCTCCAGCGTCTGCCGCGCGAGGTACTCGTCGCGCTCCTCGTTCTCCTCGGGCACCATGCGCACCCGCATCTTCTCCGCCGGGTCGCCGTAGTTGAAGCATTCCAGGATCGTGGGGATCGTGAACTTGTTGCGCGCCAGCAGCGTCGTCTCGCGCAGCCACGGCGCCGCCGTGTCGTCCTGCGCCAGCGCCGCGTCAAGGTCCGGCGCCGGGGCGAAGAGTCCGCTGCGCCAGTCGAGCCACATGTCGTGGAAGAGGGCGACGAGGTCGCGGCCGCAGTGCCGGGGCGAGGGGCCCTCGGCGCGCGCGGCCAGCTCCAGGTAGCGCTCGCGCAGGCGGTGCCGCGTGCGCCGGAGAATGTCGCGGTCGAACAGGAACCGCGCCACGCACAGGCGGTCGAAGAGCAGGCCGGCGCTTTCCGCGGACACGCGGCCGTCGCGGCACAGGGGAGCCTCCCACCGGTGCATCCACTCGCGCAGGCGGCGCGCCACCGCGCTGCGCGGCTCGCGCCGCAGGTTCTCCAGCGACCCCCGCACCACCTGGTCCCGGTGGAGCGCCGGGGCCAGCTCCGCGTTGAACCCGCGCGGGTCGTCCGACCACAGCAGCAGCTCCGCCGTCCGCGCGTCGTAGAGATAGGTCCGGTGCAGGTCCGTCGCCAGCAGGTAGTCCACGTTCGGCCCGCTCGTCTCCTCCAGCAGGGCGCGCGTGGCCGGGCAGAAGTCCAGCCCCCGCTCCACCGCCGCGCCGGGCGGGTCGAGCACCCCCGGCGGCAGGAAGTGCGCCGCCACGATGCACTGGCCGTCGCCGCGCAGCAGACACGGCCACGAGGACATGGCCTCGGCCGCCGGCCGCGGCGAAAAGGGGATGGGCTGGTCCCAGCCCAGCAGCCCCAGCAGCCGCACCGCGAACTGCTGCTGCCCCCCGCGCGCGGCGTCGGCGAGCTGGTCCCGCCACGAGGCGCACAACTGCGCGATGTCCGCCGTCTTCTCTCTCATGGTACCCCGTGCTCCTTCTTCACGTCGTGCCCCGCGGCCTCCACATGCCGCCACAGCAGGTCCTCCCGGCGACCCAACAGGTCGGTCCCCTCCCGGAGAAAGGCCGCCGTCTCCGCGTCTCCCGCGCGCAGGGCGGCCAGAAAGGCCTCCGCCGTCATGAACCCCACCGCGATGTCCGGGTCCCGCAGCGCCGGCCGCCGCGCGTCCCGGTGCACCGCCAGCGCGCGGTCGCGTCCCGCCGAAAGCAGGCACAGCCGCACCGACGGGTCGGACGCCGCCGCCGCCCGCAGCCGCAGCGCGGGCCCCGCCGCCTTCAGCACCAGCGCGCGCAACTCGGGAAAGAGCGGCGAGTCCTGGTTCACCTGGTAGTACACCCGGTTCCCCTCTGTCCGGCGAAACAGCAGGCCCGCGCCCGTCAGCCGTTCCAGTTCCCGCTGCACCGCGCGCAGGGGCAGGCCGGTGGCGGTCTCCAGTTGGCGCTGATAGAAAGAGGGGGAGGGATCGGGCAGCAGGGCCTCCAGCATGGCGACCCGCGCCCCGGACGCGATGATGAGTCCGAGGTCATGGCTTGGCGCATGATGACTGTTATTTGTCGTCATAATGTCCATAAATTCGGAAACAACTCCCGTAAGACGGGATTTGCAAACTCTCAATACGAGACTGTTCTCTCTTCTTTCGCCTTTGAATATATACAATTTGTAGTCAAAAAGCAAGCAGAATGTTTTCCGCCCGGGGTTTGCGGGGCGGAAGAGGGCGAGTGGGGGGCAAGATGGCAGCCCAGTCGCGCGGCGAGACCTTGATGCACCAGTCGCAGTGGATGCACTTGTCCTTGTCAATCTCGGACTTGTGGTTGCACAGGTGGCAGGGCCAGGCGTGGGTGTCCGCATCCTCCGGGCCGAAGCCCCGCTCCCCCTCGTCCTCCGCGCCTCGCGCCGCCGGCGGCAGCACGGGCATGTGCGGGGGATACACCAGGTCGTGGTCGCGCGTGCGGTCGGTGAGCCCGGCGGGTTCCACGGGCCCGCCGGTCCTGCGTCTCCGCATGCCCATGAGGAATGCGTGCATCTCCGCCGCCGCGGCCTTGCCGCCCGCAACGGCGTGGATGACATCGCCGCTTCCTCCGGCAATTGTTGGGGAAATGGGGCCTGTGCTAGACTGTGGCCCGGGGCTCCCGTGCCCGCAATTAGGAAAGGTTCCCCGCTCTGTGACGCATCCCCCGGCCGAGTTTTCCGCCGTTATTCCCGTGCGGGACGACCCTGTCCGGCTGGAGCGCCTGCTCCAGGGGCTGCGGGAGCACGCGCCGGCCGACCTCCTGCGCGAGATTATCGTGGTGGACGACGGGTCGGCGGCGCCCCCCGGGGCGGTCTGCGCGCGCCACGACGCGGTGATGCTGCGGGTCTCGCCGGGCCGGGGGCCCGCCCACGCCCGAAACGTGGGCGCGGCGGCGGCGTCGGGCACGCATCTGTTCTTCTTTGACGCAGACGTGGCGTATGCGCCGGGGGTGATGGAAAAGGCGGCGGCGCTGTTCGCCGCGGACCCGGAGCTGGGCGCGGCGTGCTTCCTTAACCAGCGGCATGACGCGGCGGACAACGCGGTCCGCAACTTTGGCGCGGCCATCGAGCATTACTGGTTCCGGGTGTATCTGGCGGACGGGGGGGACACGGGGCCCCTGAGCGGGTTCACCACGCGCAACGGGGCGATCCGGCGGGAGGTGTTCGACGCGCTCGGCGGTTTCAGCGAAAGCTTCGACACGAACGCGGGGGAGGACTACGACTTCGGCAAGCGGCTCATCCGGGACCACCGGAGCGTGATCACCGCCTCGCCGCTGCTGTATCACGCCTTTCCGGACCGGCTGTCGCGCCTGTTCCGCAATTATTTCGTCCGAGCCGCGCTGTTCGTGCCCTACTTTCTCCGGCACCGCCCGCCCCTCGACAAGACGCAGACCTCCAGCGGCGAGGCGCTGCTCCGCCTGGTGGGGGTGGGCGCGGCGGGCATGGTTCCACTGGGGTTTCTGCCCGTGGTCGGCGGGTATGCGGGGGCGGCGTTTCTTGTCCTCGCCGTCCTCTACACGGCGTCCCTCTCGGGCTTTCTGCGGACCGCGTGGCGGTGGTGCGGCGAGGGGCATCCAAAGGCCTTCGAGTTCACCGGCGACCCCGATGCGGGTGTCCGGCGGGAGATTCGGCGGGGCGGCGGCCGCTGCCTGCGTTTTGCCGCGGCGTGCCTGCTCATCCACTGGGCGAGCTCGTGCGTCATCACGGCGGGCGGGCTGTGGGGGCTGACGCGGCACCTGCTCTCGCGGCGGGCGGCCGCGGCGGCCGCGGGGGGCGCGCCATGATCCCCCGGCAGCTGCGCGCCGCGGCGCACTGGGCGGCCTCCCTGGCCCAGGGTTCGCCGCAGTACCTGGTCCTCTACGTCACCTCGCGCTGCAACGCCCGGTGCCGCATGTGCTTCAACTGGGACGGCATGGCGGCGCGGCGCGCGGTCCCCACGCAGTCGCTGGAGGAGCTGACCCGCCTCGCCCGGACCGCGGGCCGGGTGCCCCACCTGACGCTGTCGGGCGGCGAGCCGCTCATGCGCGACGATGTGGCGGAGATTCTGCACGCCTTTTACCGCCACGCGGGCACGCCGTTCTTCACCGTGCCGACAAACTCCCTTCGCCCGGACCGGGTGGGGGCGCTCATCCACCGGTTTGCCGGCCTCTGCCCCGGCGCGTTCCTGAACTTCTGCCTGCCCTTCCACGGACCCGAGGCGGTGCATGACGACATCATGGGGATTCCCGGGGCCTTTGCGAAACGGGACGAGACCCTGCGGGTGGTGGAGGCGGCGCGGGCCGCGCACCCGAACGTGTCCTGCGTCCTCAACTGCGTCCTGTCGCAGTTCAACCACCAGCACTGGCGCGAGACCCTGGACCTGGCGCTCGGCCCCTATGCGGGGGTCCCCTTCGGGGTGGCCTACGCCCGCGGGGTCACGCACGAGCGCGACGCCGTGAATTTCCCGCTGGAGTCCTACCTGAAGATGTACGGCGAACTGCTGGCGCGCCGCCGGGTCGGGCGCAGCCTGAACCCCTACCCCGTGCTCCAGGCGGCCATGGCGCGGGAATACCCCGAAACCGTGGCCGGCGTGGTCGCCGGGGATGTCCGAAACCTGCCCTGCCGCGCCGGGAGCGGGATTCTGGTGGTCTTCGACGACGGGAAGGTCTACCCCTGCGAGACCCTCGTGAACCCCGAATGCTGCACGGCGGCGGCCCCGCCCGCGGACGCCTGCATGGGCGACCTGCACGACACGGGCCACGACCTGGCGGCGCTGCTGCGGGGGGACAAAGCGCGGAACATCCTGCGCTGGCGGCGGCAGAACCTCTGCGCCTGCACCTGGGAGTGCGCCGTCACCAACAGCGCGCTCCACAGCCCGCGCACCCTGCTGCGTATCGGCGGGAGCGCCCTGAGGCAGTGGCTCTCAGGGAAGGGCTGACGTCCCGCGTTCTCCGGGAATCAGTTCACATTCATGTATCCCTGCGAAATGATGTCCTCCATCGTCTCGGGGGACAGCTGGACCTCCTCCCCGGTGTGGGCGGCGGCGTCCGGGGCGGCGGCCTGGGCGTCCAGCATGCGTTTCAGCGCCTCCACCCCCTCCCGCGGCAGGTGGGCCGCGGCGGCCCGCAGCGCGTCCTCCCGGGGGGCGATGCCATGGCGGACGCAGTGGGCGAAGAGGACCGTCTTGAGCCGGTGCAGGTCCGCCGGGCGCTCCGCAGAGAGGTCGTTCAGCTCCCAAGGGTCGGCCGCCAGATCGTAGAGCTCGTAGATGGCCGGGCTGTCCGGGGCGAACAGTGCCCAGTCGCGGATGGCCTCCCACTCGTTCCTGCGGGCGGTGGCGGCTTTCTGGACGGCCAGTTTCATCCGGTTGTCGCGCACGGTGAGCAATCCCATCTTGCGGTCCTCGGAAACGCTGTATCCGGGCGGCGGGACGGCCGGGTCGAGCAGGTTCCGGCCCTCCATGCCCTCCGGGCCGGGGATGTCCAGCGCGGCGAGCAGCGTGGGCAGGATGTCCAGCGTGCTGACCAGGTCGGAGACCACGGCCCCCGCCGGCGTCTTTCCGGGCAGCCGCAGAACAAGCGGGACGCGGGTGCAGGTCTCGTAGGGCGTCGAATGGCACCAGGCGCCGGGCTTCTCATTGAACGACTCGCCGTGGTCCGAGAAGAAGACGATGCGGGCGGCGTCGTACAGCCCGGCACCGCGCAGGCGGTCGAGCATCTCGCCGACCCGCAGGTCCATGAAGGCCGCCTCGCCGTCGTACACCCGGCGGGCGTAGTCCACATCATGCTCGTTGGTGAGGGCGGGGTCGTTCTTGAACAGCTTGTCGTCGAGGATCTGGAAAGTGAGGTTCACCGTGCCCAGCATCCCCCCCTCGTTCCGGATGAGGTCGGGGGTGTGGTTGATGTACTCCGAGTGGGGTTCGTAGAAATGGCGGAAGAGCAGCAGCCCGCCGCCGCCCAGGGCACGCAGCGTGTCCGCGTTCAGGTCCAGAAAATCCCGCGTCATCGCCGAAACCTCCTCCGTGTCCTCGGAGAAAAGGTAGATGTCAAAGCCCTGGTCAAACCCCGTGCCCGGCCCGACAAACCCGTCGAAGAGGGTGCGGACAAAGCCCACGGTGAAATAGCCGCGGTCGTGCAGGACCTCGGCGAGGGTGGTGACGCTCTGCGGCAGGGCCGAGAGGTGCAGCTCCGCCGTGTGCTGCGAGGGGTAAAGGGAGGTGAAGATGGATCCGAAAGAGGGGCGGGTCCACGGGCTCGCCGTGGTGACCTGGTCGAACAGAACGCCCTCCGCCGCCAACCGGTCCACGTGGGGCGTCGCGTTGGTGGGATGGCCATAGCAGCCCAGGGGGGAATTGCGCAGGGTGTCCGCCCCCAGCAGCACCACGTCCGGCAGGCGCGGCGCGGCCGCGTGCTCCGCCGCGTAGCGGCGCAGCGACACGATCTCGCAGTAAAAGTCGTCCGCGCTCCACCCCGCGCCCTCCGGGCCGCGCGCCGCGCACTCGAGGCCCAGCCGGACCTGTTCGGCCCCCGCCGGGACAATGCAGGACCGGCCCCGGGGCGCCCATTCCGCGCCCCCGGGCACCAGCAGTTCGGCCACCCGCGCCTCCGGCGTCACCCGGTGCCAGATCCCCGCCACCAAGGC contains:
- a CDS encoding winged helix-turn-helix transcriptional regulator → MTTNNSHHAPSHDLGLIIASGARVAMLEALLPDPSPSFYQRQLETATGLPLRAVQRELERLTGAGLLFRRTEGNRVYYQVNQDSPLFPELRALVLKAAGPALRLRAAAASDPSVRLCLLSAGRDRALAVHRDARRPALRDPDIAVGFMTAEAFLAALRAGDAETAAFLREGTDLLGRREDLLWRHVEAAGHDVKKEHGVP
- a CDS encoding glycosyltransferase; this translates as MTHPPAEFSAVIPVRDDPVRLERLLQGLREHAPADLLREIIVVDDGSAAPPGAVCARHDAVMLRVSPGRGPAHARNVGAAAASGTHLFFFDADVAYAPGVMEKAAALFAADPELGAACFLNQRHDAADNAVRNFGAAIEHYWFRVYLADGGDTGPLSGFTTRNGAIRREVFDALGGFSESFDTNAGEDYDFGKRLIRDHRSVITASPLLYHAFPDRLSRLFRNYFVRAALFVPYFLRHRPPLDKTQTSSGEALLRLVGVGAAGMVPLGFLPVVGGYAGAAFLVLAVLYTASLSGFLRTAWRWCGEGHPKAFEFTGDPDAGVRREIRRGGGRCLRFAAACLLIHWASSCVITAGGLWGLTRHLLSRRAAAAAAGGAP
- a CDS encoding radical SAM protein, with the translated sequence MIPRQLRAAAHWAASLAQGSPQYLVLYVTSRCNARCRMCFNWDGMAARRAVPTQSLEELTRLARTAGRVPHLTLSGGEPLMRDDVAEILHAFYRHAGTPFFTVPTNSLRPDRVGALIHRFAGLCPGAFLNFCLPFHGPEAVHDDIMGIPGAFAKRDETLRVVEAARAAHPNVSCVLNCVLSQFNHQHWRETLDLALGPYAGVPFGVAYARGVTHERDAVNFPLESYLKMYGELLARRRVGRSLNPYPVLQAAMAREYPETVAGVVAGDVRNLPCRAGSGILVVFDDGKVYPCETLVNPECCTAAAPPADACMGDLHDTGHDLAALLRGDKARNILRWRRQNLCACTWECAVTNSALHSPRTLLRIGGSALRQWLSGKG
- a CDS encoding sulfatase translates to MRLALAPGAAEDARARLVSAPMDAGPGDVVKFNVWIRPEGDPGCQPVALVEALVAGIWHRVTPEARVAELLVPGGAEWAPRGRSCIVPAGAEQVRLGLECAARGPEGAGWSADDFYCEIVSLRRYAAEHAAAPRLPDVVLLGADTLRNSPLGCYGHPTNATPHVDRLAAEGVLFDQVTTASPWTRPSFGSIFTSLYPSQHTAELHLSALPQSVTTLAEVLHDRGYFTVGFVRTLFDGFVGPGTGFDQGFDIYLFSEDTEEVSAMTRDFLDLNADTLRALGGGGLLLFRHFYEPHSEYINHTPDLIRNEGGMLGTVNLTFQILDDKLFKNDPALTNEHDVDYARRVYDGEAAFMDLRVGEMLDRLRGAGLYDAARIVFFSDHGESFNEKPGAWCHSTPYETCTRVPLVLRLPGKTPAGAVVSDLVSTLDILPTLLAALDIPGPEGMEGRNLLDPAVPPPGYSVSEDRKMGLLTVRDNRMKLAVQKAATARRNEWEAIRDWALFAPDSPAIYELYDLAADPWELNDLSAERPADLHRLKTVLFAHCVRHGIAPREDALRAAAAHLPREGVEALKRMLDAQAAAPDAAAHTGEEVQLSPETMEDIISQGYMNVN